A window of Malania oleifera isolate guangnan ecotype guangnan chromosome 2, ASM2987363v1, whole genome shotgun sequence genomic DNA:
AGTAGCCTTGCTTAAAAACCATCATTCCATTGTCAACATGTTTTCTTGAAACGTCATTGACGGTAGAAAGTTGCACTTAGTGTACGACTTTTGTTAATCTTCAAGTTAAATGATAAGAAGGTGAACTAACGAACCCGCAGGCCACAAGCGGTGACAAACACAACTTGAATGGAATCCAAAGCAAGATTCGCAACTattttttggggaaaaaaaagaagaagagaatagatttaaatttaaagaaaaaaaatatgaaagattATATGAATTAAAATAGGCTTTTTTCCCCTGCCGCAATAAGTTGATGTTTTACATTTATTGTCCTCAATGGGAACAGAGAAGATCCAGCGGCCAATTGTGCGCCAAGTAATGGCAATGGCTGCCATGGGACCCAAGTCCTTCGTCAAATAGTACAATGCAGTTATTGGCGGAGGAGGAATATGAAAGAGCAGAGCAGAGCAGAGTCAGGTAACATAGTGGCAGGTCCAGGGCTGGAAATGAGGTATACAAGTAGCCAAGTAGGGGAAAACTGCGTTTAGGTTTTCGAATAGGTATTATTTTTTAGTTTACGAAGAGCAAAGACAGTCAGGAAAATGCAATGCCCCTGAGAATGCTCATTTTAGAGAAATCCTTGGTTccaattttatataaaattaaccAAACAGCtttcttatttaatattttaaaatccagTTAAGATAATGATGGAACTCTTAATTTGTAATTAAGTAATATTGTGCTGTTGTTTGTAAGGGCCCGTGGTAATTGCTATAAATGATGAAGTGTTATCTTTGCCAACTCGAGAGGAAGCTCAGGCTGCCTTGCCAGCTTTGGAGCATAAGCAACCGATGGAAAGGACGGGCATAACAAATGAGTTGGCAGGGATATAAATTCAGTTCTTGGATTTTCATTATTAATTTACATTTTGGATAGGGAGGATCTTACAAAATAGCCATTGAATCTTAGCAGCCAAGAGTTTACAAGATTAATGACAATACAAGTAGGTATTGATCGACCTTGGCAAATCTGCTAGTTGGTTTCAGACTCGCTCTGATTGCAGCACTAAAATCCTCAGCTCTGCCTTTGAAATCAAGacttttatattaaatttagtCCAAATCTATACAATTTCAAGACAAATACTGTTCCCAACAACAGCAGAAATCCATTGACGAAAGTACAAAATCAATCCCCCAGTGATCATCAAAGAGCACGAACCTGTATATCACACCATGATTCTGAATTTAAAAATCCTGACTGAACCACTAATGGGGGAAAATAGGGGAGAGGTTAACAGAAGAAAGTACATCAAGCACAACCTTATCTGGAAACATCTCCAGGACCCCAAAATTTTCATCGCAGTAAAAAACTTGGATGCAATTTGTTGGTATGGTCCTCTAGATATAAATCTCAACATTTCAGCTGCAGAACCGCGCTTGTAGGTAGTAGAAAATATACCAATAGAGAGGGTTCACTGCTAATACCCAAGACATTGCTGCTATGGCTCCACAGTACAAAACCTTCGGGACTTCTTCAGCCGATAAACTCGTTTCCTATGCCCACGTCCCTGTTTGTGTTGTTCCCACTCATTTGCGCCTCTAAGAACCCTATTCCCACAAGCCTAGCAATAAACAAATCATACTATTAAGGCCCGATGCCTAGCAATGTAACAGCCTACTATCTTCTACACAAAATTTAAGCAACTGACCTCACAAATATATTGAGTCCACAAGTCCCTTTCCACTAATAGGGATCCCCCAGTACCACTTTTAGCCTCTGAATCAGGCAGTAAGCTTGCATCTTCATTAAGAAAAGATCTAATTATCTTCACAGAGGGCACAACCACACCTGCTGCCCAAGAATCACCAGAGTTGCCTGGAGAACGAAACACTCAAGTGGTTCAGAATAATACCAATAAAAATGCCATGCAAAAAAAATTGAATAGAATCTATGGAACTCTGAAGACAAACTTATTAAAGACTCCGTTGAATCAACATAATGTATAATCCATCCAAATAATGTTTGCAGCCGATTAAGCATTCTTTTCTGCAAAACAGAAAAATTAATGAGATTAGGTCTCTGACATTGATCTACAACCACAGAAAATGGCTCCATGTAATGGTTTTAGGAATAGTGGTTCTATTGGCAAAAAGTGCAAACCAAAATTTCAGAATTTCTTAAGTTACACAGCTGATTGAACCTAATTTTCTCCAATTTAAAATTAAGAAGTAAATAAATCAAAGCTTTTGTGCAGATCCTCAACAATTCCAGATTGGAACTGGAGTAATGAATTTCAAAACTGAATATTATTCAGTGCCAGATTAAAAAGAACAGAGCTTGTACAGGAGCATAGAATTTTGCTAATGAATGCCACtgggatgaaaaaaaaaaggcatataATATCATTCTAATTTCATGAGAATCCAGGGACTAAACTGCAATGTTGGGGAATAATCCTCAGGTCCATATATTATGCAGGATGGGAGGAAAATTCTCttataaattgtattttaaaatttccatgAAGGCAAGAACTATGCCCGGAAGGTCATGAAGttcaaataatttattttgaaaatcagaTGTGTGTTTTTCCATTCCCTCCTATAAACTTATGTGTAAGTTGATCTATATCTTAGAAACTCCAAAAGTAATTAAGTATAAGCTCTAAAAATCAAATAAGTTTTCCCTCTTTCCTTTTTGGCAGCAAACAAGAATTTGGACATAAGGATAAGTGACATTAATTTGCTTACTTGGCGGCGAACAAGTCTTCTAGTGTTGACTTTGACTTTATCTATGGcttcttttaataaaattttgtgcTGGTCATCACTGGATGGACTAAGAATTGCCCTTGTATTCTCATTTAACAGTTTGCCAGCCTCTGTCATTGCTGCATGGATATGGGGCCCATCAGGCAAATCATGGCCTTTCCCATTGTCATCTTCAAAAAGGTAAACTCTCAAAAAATCCTCAAATTCCCGAACACCAATAGCCTGTCGCAAACCTCGAGTATAGTCTGCATTCAGGCTATAAATGTCATAAACTTCACTAAGCAAACCAGATTCAATCATGCGGTCAACTCTTTGTCCCACATATTGGTCCAGTACAGGAAGAGATGCATCCACACACAAAAAACAGCAATTATATCTGAAATTATTAGCTCGGCCCCAGTTCTGCCCTGCCACATGCAACAACACTATAACAACATCAAAGACCACAATTCAGATTGTTTCTATACTTTCATCTtcgtccaaaaaaaaaaatcatgcataAAATGTCTTATTTTGACAACTCTTAACTCAAATTGGACTCCTCCAATCTAGTAATATCTAAACTGAGtaaatatttacaaatatacataatGGAAGCCTAATATTTGCTATAAAGAATGAACATAATCAATAATTAGTGCATTTGAGCTTCATCAGTATGTGGATTAGgaataaataaatagagaaagaataGCCAAAGCGTCACAATCAGATTGAAGATAAAATCACATGAAGAAGTTGATATCTCTAATTTAGAAATGTCGCCATAAATCACATCTTAGGAAAGGCAAAGGCATCTCTTTAAGATGATATTTAAAGAATGTATCAATGCCAAAGCTATTCCAAAGGAGAGAAAGATGCTCAAATTTACAACTCTTAAACTATAATTATACATGCACTGGTAAGGGGAACAAACCTCTGCAGCCTTGCCTTGAAAAATTTTACTAGGGGTAACACCATAGCGAGTGTACAGACTAAGGTATTGATTAATCTGCAAGATTTTGAACCAAATAttattccaaaaaatatttatattatatgccAGAAAAAATTATCGAAAAAGCAACAGGATCATAGGAAAGAACAATCTTTCTAAGTTATCAGGCATAACCTCTCCGAAAGACAAAATCAGGAAATATTTGTAATGTATTCATAATTGATGCATATAGAAAAAGTGTGTACAAGCATTTCATTCAAAATGACTGTAATCATGATATTCAGTAGCTTATTACACAATAGCATACATATGTGACAGCACCATTCACGAGAAAAAGATGACGAATAGGAAAGGTACTACAGTGCTTAAACTAAGTGCACAAGCTGACCTCTGTTGGCAATCCTGCTAAAACCAATTTTTAATGTTTACCAAGCAAAAGGATTAAGATGTAACTGAATAATCTACTTTGAGATTAAAGCtacatatttcaaaattttgacaatattatttaattattaatgaaaacTAGTACTAAATAATGTCAAGAATTGACTGTGTTCCGGCCAGGCCTAAACGTGTGGCAAGATCCGCTCATATATatttaaagaaatatatattatagattttaaaatgtaaaaaagtaaaatatatatacGCATATACAAATAGAAagcacaattttttttatatataattattcTACTAGTACCGGGCTAGGCTTGGAATTAGATTCCCCTGCACAAGGAAACCCATTTTCGGGCATGGCCATTCAGTTTGAAACTTTAAGCAAAGATCATGCATAACTTTTGAAATCTTACTTTCTACGGTTATTTTTGTCTTTTTCACTTGAAACAGTGTGTTACTGTTGGACAAAGCAATACTAAAGTTCCATGAAATCACAATTTAATGCCAAACTCACAAACCAAGGACTGTTTGATATAATTTCTGTTTTCATTTCTGTATAGTGAAAAAAACAGATTATGACAATGCATTTGGTTGTTTCTGTTTTTCTATTGTCCATtttcatgtgtttttgaaaatattgaaaaacagATTTTTCTAACTTTCAGTTGCTGTGCTTTGACAACCTGTTTCCAAAATACTTTAATATCCATAACTGGCTTTTGTGGataaaattattcattttatgcataatttttaattaaaataaaaaaaaatgaccatgtgaatttaaattataatttaaataaatatatccataaaatttccaaaattttgaataaaataaaaaatatattacaaaatatttttactatttttcaattttcacgTACAATAAAATCGTTAGTGTAGCACTAAAAAGTGAGTTTTTAAatatcaaaattaagaaaaataattataataattttttattagattcataatttttttaattgttatttgatccacaaataaaaatgagcatttgttcaatCATGTTTTTAATATGTTTTAGCTTTAGAAATGTTAAACAAACAAGGCAAGTTTTtgaatttttagtttttgtttctagtttttagttttcgcttctatttttgttttaatttttggcAGTGATGCAAAATGGCCCCTAAACATGAGAAACAATAGACTGAAATCACCTATTGTTCAAGAAGAATCAAGACACACTTGGATACTTAGCTGGAACATAAAAGAGAATGCATGTCTGCTAATAAAGAATGCAATAAGTATGTAGCCGACACTCTTACTTTTCTATGATCATTTGGATGAATCCTGTTTGCTGCAACTGGATCAATATCTTTAAGATACTGATAACAATAGTGCAAATTGCCTCCTCCAAAATCAAGTTCATGCCCTGAAGGCATGTTTCCTGTGAACATTTCAGTCCTTATTAAATGGATATAAATTCAAATTACAGTATTTCAAAAGGGTATAATTTACCTATAGGATCATTTAAACAGCTTTCATCCATATCTTCTGCAGAATCATCTAAAAGGAATGAACTCACAAGAGCCTAAGAACAGTAAATGCCAAGAGAGATGGGTTAAGGAAATATATTCAGCACTGTTCAATGATATTTTATAATGCATTGGACTCAAATTCTAAGAAAACAACTCTACTTAATCAGTCAGAGATAGAATTTCACAATTACCAATCCAAAGTATATTTTGATACACAGATAATCGGATATCTAGTTCTAGACCGGAAACAAGAACAACAGAATGCAGATGCAGTACTTCGAAAACCGTTTGCCCTCAAATAAAATCTCCTCCATAAAAGAATCTCAATGAGTTCAAGGAAATATTAATTGAAAACTTATTAAGTAAAATGAGAGATGGAATGACAGAACAATATGTCAAAGCACTCTTCAACTGACCAATCTCAAATCTCAAATAATATAGTACCTTCAACACTTCAACCACAATACcacatataataatattttttttttttaagtattttgcATTCACCATAATACTTTTAGGCTCtctttggaacttggaaaatatagagaaaagaaagaaaggaaaatatgaaagaatttgCTTTTCTATGTTTGGTCATCAaggaaaatacaaaagaaaatataatatataggaaatttggacaaattttttaTTTACATGCCATTAACCTTTGAATTCTCTTCATTTTTAATCATATCAGACCAAATTTGCAttcttaataatatttgatatagagagaaactctaatggaaaatgagtttctttcttattttattttccttttcttttttaaagaaaACCTTGATAGAAATTAGAAAGTAATATAGATAAAATCACCAGAAATAATTTTAAACTGCAAGATTATCACTAGCATCAACATGTACATCCACCCAGAGGACAGCAGGTCAATAGGAAGGGCAAATTGAAAACGTTGCCAGCATCCCTAAGAACATGTGATCGATGGACAACAGTTTTAGTATGATTTTAAATTACCAAAAGGGAAAAGTTTAGACTTTAGAGCATATCAGCAGcaatgatgaagaagaagatatCATTGATTTCATCAGGTcaattacaatttttattttaaattaaacaGATTATGAATAGAGCTTATATCTGATCTGAGTATGTCATGTTCAACTTCAAAGGGATAAATATTGGAGATCTTCCAAACAaacaaagaaaatataaatattatgACTGCAAGGCACATGAGTTGCATAATTAA
This region includes:
- the LOC131149692 gene encoding tRNA dimethylallyltransferase 2 yields the protein MEELVNPSNGVAEGGMEEKPKVVVILGPTGSGKSRLAIDLASHFPIEIINADSMQVYRGLDVLTNKVPLHDRKGVPHHLLGTISPNVEFTSKDFRDSAIPLVNEILSRNCLPVIVGGTNYYIQALVSSFLLDDSAEDMDESCLNDPIGNMPSGHELDFGGGNLHYCYQYLKDIDPVAANRIHPNDHRKINQYLSLYTRYGVTPSKIFQGKAAENWGRANNFRYNCCFLCVDASLPVLDQYVGQRVDRMIESGLLSEVYDIYSLNADYTRGLRQAIGVREFEDFLRVYLFEDDNGKGHDLPDGPHIHAAMTEAGKLLNENTRAILSPSSDDQHKILLKEAIDKVKVNTRRLVRRQKRMLNRLQTLFGWIIHYVDSTESLISNSGDSWAAGVVVPSVKIIRSFLNEDASLLPDSEAKSGTGGSLLVERDLWTQYICEACGNRVLRGANEWEQHKQGRGHRKRVYRLKKSRRFCTVEP